One window of Botrimarina mediterranea genomic DNA carries:
- a CDS encoding PEP-CTERM sorting domain-containing protein: MFDLTIEEAFAGGFASLGITTFGVADGPTYNQFQFAEFVALEALAPGTYTDLSISLEQTFGGGPSFNDLYGSEPGGYAATGFQFFINKSGTAPITVYIDNVRAVVPEPATLGLLGLGLIGGLGVRRRRN, from the coding sequence ATGTTCGATCTCACGATTGAAGAAGCCTTCGCGGGCGGGTTTGCGAGCCTTGGCATCACGACATTCGGCGTCGCCGACGGCCCCACCTACAATCAATTTCAGTTTGCTGAGTTCGTTGCTCTCGAAGCGCTTGCTCCCGGCACATACACCGATCTATCGATTTCGCTTGAGCAGACCTTCGGTGGCGGCCCGTCCTTCAATGACCTCTACGGCAGTGAGCCCGGCGGTTACGCCGCCACTGGCTTCCAGTTCTTCATCAACAAATCGGGCACCGCTCCGATCACGGTCTACATCGACAACGTCCGCGCTGTCGTTCCGGAGCCCGCAACGCTAGGTCTGCTCGGCCTGGGGCTGATTGGGGGACTCGGAGTACGGCGTCGGCGAAACTGA